The stretch of DNA ctgctacctggcttagccacactcctctctagcccccccccaaaaaatttctggggttgcctctcgtacctgtcccgctgccgtgctgcctcctcatatcgccgccgctcagcactctcttcctccagctcagctttggggcggcgatactccccagcctgtgcccagggtccttctccattcaagatctcctcccatgtccatgaatcctgggatttctgcggttgctttcgctgcccttttccccgctgcttggttctggtaatttggtgggtggttctgtaacgatactctaaatcctcctcctcctcagacgaggagaggagagagggatctgaagaccaatatgcagcgaggtatgatgacatgatttattgatttaaacaagacacgacataacagaaaacgaactatacttgaataactacaaaacaacaaacgacgtagacgcacctgaacataagaacttacgtataacgaagaacgcatgaaaacaggaacagactacataaaccgaacaaacaaaaccgaaacagtcccatgtggcgtaacatcacacagacacaggagacaaccacccacaaacaaacagtgtgaaaacacctaccttaatatggctctcaatcagaggaaatgaaaaccacctgcctctaattgagagccatatcaggtcacccttaaaccaacatagaaacagaaaacatagactgcccacccaaactcacgtcctgaccagctaacacatacacaaactaacagaaaacaggtcaggaacgtgacacttataCAGTTCTTGTCATAACTGATAATCCCCCCAGTTGATAAATATAtaccgttgaagtcggaagtttacatacacttaggttggagtcattaaaactcatttttcaaccactccacaaatttcttgttaaaaaactatagttttggcaagtcggttaggacatctactttgtgcatgacacaagtaatttttccaacaattgtttacagacagattatttcacttataatttactgtatcacaattccagtgggtcaggagtttacatgcactaagttggctctgcctttaaacagcttggaaaattccagaaaaggatgtcatggcttcagaagcttctgataggctaattgacatcatttgagtcaattggaggtgtacctgtggatgtacttcaaggcctcccttcaaactcagtgcctctttgcttgacatcatgggaaaatcaaaagaaatagaCCTCAAGACCTCAAATAGACCTCAAGACCTCAAATAGAcctcaagacctcagaaaaaaaattgtagacctccacatgtctggatcatccttgggagcaatttacaaacgcctgaaggtaccacgttcatctgtacaaacaatagtacacaaatataaacaccatgggaccacgcagccatcataccgctcaggaaggagatgcgttctgtctcctagagaagaacgtactttggtgcgaaaagtgcaaatcaatctcagaacaatagcaaaggaccttgtgaagatgctggaggaaacaggtacaaagtatctatatccacagtaaaacgagtccaatatcaacataacctgaaaggccgctcagcaaggaagaagtcactgctccaaaaccaccataaaaaagccagactacagtttgcaactgcacatggggacaaagatcatacttgttggagaaatgtcctctggtctgatgaaacaaaaatataactatttggccataatgaccatcgttatgtttggaggaaaaagggggaggcttacaagccaaagaacaccatcccaaccgtgaagcacgggggtggcagcatcatgttgtgggggtgctttgctgcaggagggacttgtgcacttcacaaaatagatggcatcatgaggcaggaaaagtatgtgaatatattgaagcatcatctcaagacatcagtcaggaagtagaagcttggtcgcaaatgggtcttccaaatgaacaatgaccccaaccatacttccaaagttgtggcaaaatggcctcaaggacaacaaagtcaaggtattggagtggctatcacaaagtcctgacctcaatcctatagtgtgtaggcagaactgaaaaagcgtgcacgagcaaggaggcctacaaacctgactcagttgcaccagctttgtcaggatgaatgggccaaaattcacccaacttattgtgggaagcttgtggaaggctacccgaaacgtttgacccaagttaaacaatttaaaggcaatgctaccaaatactaattgagtgtatgtaaacttctgacccactggaattgtgatgaaataaataaatgctgaaataaatccttctgtctactattattctgacgtttcacattaaaataaagtggtgatcctaactgacctaagtcagggaatttttactaggattaaatgtcaggatttgtgaaaaactgagtttaaatgtatttggctacggtgtatgtaaacttccgactacaactgtatatatattattttttcacaGTAAACTGTCCAACTGGACTATCGAAATGGGTTAATGGGACTTGCTGGGCCGGCTGCTGGACAAAGTGCGAGATGAATAAACAAGTACGGTATGAGAAGGCCAATAACTTCCTGAAGAAGGGATACACAGTCCCCAAGTACAGCAACGTCAATGAGATGATTAACCTTCATGGCCTTCTGTTATTTAGTGCACATATTGGTGAAGATCCGGTTAGATCTGGGGTTCTTTGTGGGTCAATACCACCTGTATGGATTCACCCTCCAGGCTCGCTTTGTCTGCAGCCGCTTCCCCTGCCCTCACCAGGTGGACTGCTTTCTGTCTAGACCCACAGAGAAGAGACTGTCTTCATCTGGTTCATGTTCATCGAGCTCTTCTACTTGTTGGTGAAATCGGTCAAAGAGTGTGGACAGGAAGCAGGACTACACGGTGACCCTGGTCACCCCTGTCCTGAAGAGAAAGGCCTTTGAGAACAGGGACCAGATGATCCAGAACTGTGTCAATCTGGAGTTGGAGCTGCATGGGAGGAAGCTGGGCAGTGGGGTGATAAAGTGTGGCTTCTGAGGACAACATTGCTAATATGGAGGAGGTCTATATTTTACCTGGCAGCTTCTGTACACATTCCTTTTTCACACAACCTGCGTGAATGTTGACCCAATAAGTCTGGTGCCAGGCTAAAACCATATGTATAAAATTACCTTATTTGTGTGCCTGACAAAATGCCTggcattttttacaaatgttttcaTCGAATAGAGGATGTATTTGAGCTTGTGCCACAGATAAATAATATAAATGTGTATATTTCTTTGGGATTTGTATTATTGGTTGTGACATTGCTTGTATGAGTTGATGTAATGTAATTCATATATCACCATAATCTTGATTTAATAAATTACTATTTTATAAGGAATCTATTCTGGCTGGTATCATTGTGTTTGGTTTGATTCCTCTTTTGTTATTATAAATGAGTCTCAGAATGTCTGTCTCCATGATGCCGATTTCATGAACAACTCTGAGCTCTGTGTTATTAATTCAATGCAATATAAAAACAGATGTGTTCCTGTTTAATCTGTTGTTGGTATCTATCTGTCAATCATTACGCGGAACCTTCCAGTCAGTCCCAAGCGTTAACTTTTAAAATCCCATTTCCCTATGATGACTGTGACTGTGAACCTGCAGATGGGTTACACAATCCTTACCACCAGCCCTAAAATCTCAAGGTCCAACTTATGTTAACATCAGTTGGCCACAGTCTCCATAGGGTCAGGACAAGGTAAGAGgcaacattttattttaaaattTAATGAAAAATGAACAGAACAGTAGTTAAATTTGTTATAATGTTTGATATAAGAATTCCACTGTAAATATTGTCTTTGGAGTTTACTGAATAACAGGCATTATCATCAAATGTTTAAATATAATTGATTCCAAAGTTATACCAACATTTTATCTCAGAATGTTTACGTTTACATTTAATACCATACATTTACTATCAAATAGACTGCCAATCAGTGGTTTGTCTACATTTGACAAACTGcttacatttgatttatttttggTTTTAATAATTTTTGGAAACACACGGAATTAGAAGACAATGTTTTGTAACAATCATTTTATTATTAAAGGTAAATTAAAGCGATTGAAGGGATATCAGTTTTAGGCACCTGGCTTGAGGCTATTGTGTGAGTTTCCCAATAGTCAGATTAATGATTAAGGCTGAAAACTGAGTGAAAAACATTGAAAACTTGACTCATTGATAAGATGTCCCTTGTGTACTGAGCCCCTCGTGCCCATTCTGCCCTCATATTCATAGACAGTAACTTGTTTCATGTCTTCTTCTTTACTCTAGAAAGCCATTGAACATCAGCAAACATGGGGGACTGGGGTTTTCTTTCCAAGCTACTGGACAAGGTGCAGTCTCACTCAACAGTCATCGgaaagatatggatgagtgtcCTGTTCCTGTTCAGAATCATGGTCTTGGGTGCCGGAGCGGAGAGCGTGTGGGGCGATGAACAGTCTGGTTTCATATGCAATACGCAACAACCTGGTTGTGAGAATGTCTGCTACGACCATATCTTCCCCATCTCACACATCCGCTTCTGGGTCATGCAGATCATCTTTGTCTCCACCCCAACTCTTCTATATCTGGGCCATGCCATGCATGTCATCAGCCAGGAGAACAAACTGAGAGCCATACTGCAGAGCCAAGTTGACAATGGCACATTGAAGAAGCCCAAATACAGCAACGAAGCAGGGAAGATAAAAATTAAGGGGAATTTGCTGGGCAGTTACATGACCCAGCTGTTCTTTAAGATCATTATAGAGATCACGTTCATCGTGGGTCAATACTACCTGTATGGGTTTGTCATGGTCCCCATGTTCCCCTGCTCAAGATCTCCCTGCCCCTTCACTGTCGAGTGCTACATGTCCCGTCCTACAGAGAAGACCATCTTCATCATCTTCATGCTGGTGGTGGCCTGTGTGTCTCTGGCTCTGAATGTGATTGAAGTGTTCTATCTGCTTTGTACAAGATTAAGATGTGGTGGCTCCAAAGGCCGCAGGTATCACACTAACTCAACAGCGAATCCAGCCACCCTCCCACATCCTGGGTGGTCTGGTCGCGTAGATACTGAAATGGACGCCCTGAGACAGAACAAGATGAATCTGGAGTTTGAGAGTGGCCAGAGTTTAGGGGGTAGTCTGGATAGAGCTAAGGAAGAGAAACATTTGCTGGGTGACAACCACTAAAACATTTGAATGTTAATTTGCCTTGAATGTATCTTAATCTCTTGTATTGTTGAAAATCTGAATGAATACACTACCTTTGTcttcttatttttatttgttttaggCACAGTGCACTAGTAGTTTGTATTAAGTTTCAAAAATTGTCCTTAAGTTATGGCAACTACCAGCTGGGGTCTTGAATTGAGTTGTAAACTCACACTTGAATGCCTACAGTTGAGATATTTTCTATCATGTGATACAATAAATGTGTCACGATATACAAGTGTATTAAAAAAAGAATAATTAAAACATCGTGCCAAAGTTAGTAGTGTTTTATTTGTATCAATGGTG from Salvelinus fontinalis isolate EN_2023a chromosome 20, ASM2944872v1, whole genome shotgun sequence encodes:
- the LOC129817504 gene encoding gap junction Cx32.2 protein-like; the encoded protein is MGDWGFLSKLLDKVQSHSTVIGKIWMSVLFLFRIMVLGAGAESVWGDEQSGFICNTQQPGCENVCYDHIFPISHIRFWVMQIIFVSTPTLLYLGHAMHVISQENKLRAILQSQVDNGTLKKPKYSNEAGKIKIKGNLLGSYMTQLFFKIIIEITFIVGQYYLYGFVMVPMFPCSRSPCPFTVECYMSRPTEKTIFIIFMLVVACVSLALNVIEVFYLLCTRLRCGGSKGRRYHTNSTANPATLPHPGWSGRVDTEMDALRQNKMNLEFESGQSLGGSLDRAKEEKHLLGDNH